Proteins from a single region of Gordonia hongkongensis:
- a CDS encoding acetyl-CoA C-acetyltransferase has product MASLTTDAGTDIVVCSPLRTPVGRMGGALSTVPVTRLATDLLRELVRRTGLEEGDVDDVILGQGYANGESPALGRIAALDAGLGVGVPGMQIDRRCGSGLQAILTGASMVATGGARLVVAGGAESMSTVEHYALGLRSGIKQGGVELRDRLDRGRLTAGGESHPVPGGMIETAENLRARYGISRTEQDEFAARSHERAIAAHDSGRFTDELVPVTIPGRRGRPDTVVDRDEHPRADATAESLAALRPIRLKIDGESTVTAGNASGQNDGAAMAVVTTRAEAERRGLEPLLALRSWAVTGCEPEVMGIGPVGATAAALDRADLTLDEIDLIELNEAFAAQVLACLAEWKVDPTDERLNPNGSGISLGHPIGATGARILATAAYEARRRDARFVLETMCIGGGQGLAAIFEATR; this is encoded by the coding sequence ATGGCATCTCTCACCACGGACGCGGGTACCGACATCGTTGTCTGTTCGCCACTGCGTACCCCGGTCGGGCGCATGGGTGGGGCGCTGTCGACCGTGCCCGTCACCCGACTGGCCACCGACCTCCTTCGCGAACTCGTCCGGCGCACCGGACTCGAGGAGGGTGATGTCGACGACGTGATCCTCGGGCAGGGCTATGCCAACGGTGAGTCGCCGGCGCTCGGTCGCATCGCGGCTCTGGACGCCGGTCTCGGAGTCGGCGTACCCGGAATGCAGATCGACCGTCGCTGCGGTTCCGGGTTACAGGCGATCCTGACCGGGGCGTCGATGGTCGCGACCGGCGGTGCGCGCCTCGTCGTCGCCGGTGGCGCCGAGTCGATGTCGACCGTCGAGCACTACGCGCTGGGTCTTCGGTCGGGGATCAAGCAGGGTGGCGTGGAACTCCGCGATCGCCTCGACCGCGGGCGTCTGACCGCGGGCGGCGAGTCACACCCGGTACCGGGCGGGATGATCGAGACCGCCGAGAATCTCCGTGCGCGGTACGGCATCTCGCGGACCGAGCAGGACGAGTTCGCGGCCCGATCCCACGAACGGGCGATCGCGGCGCACGACAGCGGCCGCTTCACCGACGAGTTGGTGCCCGTCACCATCCCGGGCCGACGTGGCCGTCCCGACACCGTCGTCGACCGCGATGAGCACCCGCGAGCGGACGCTACTGCGGAATCGCTTGCAGCGCTGCGTCCCATCAGGCTCAAGATCGACGGCGAGTCGACGGTCACGGCCGGAAACGCCTCGGGCCAGAACGACGGTGCGGCCATGGCTGTGGTCACCACACGCGCCGAGGCGGAGCGCCGCGGACTGGAACCCCTTCTCGCCCTGCGTTCGTGGGCCGTCACCGGTTGCGAGCCCGAGGTCATGGGCATCGGCCCGGTCGGGGCCACCGCCGCCGCCCTCGACCGCGCCGACCTCACGCTCGACGAGATCGACCTCATCGAACTCAACGAAGCCTTCGCTGCCCAGGTGCTCGCCTGCCTGGCGGAGTGGAAGGTCGACCCGACCGATGAACGACTGAACCCCAACGGGTCCGGGATCTCGCTGGGTCATCCCATCGGAGCCACCGGCGCCCGCATCCTCGCCACCGCGGCCTACGAAGCGCGCCGGCGTGACGCCCGATTCGTCCTGGAGACGATGTGCATCGGCGGCGGACAGGGACTCGCCGCTATCTTCGAGGCGACCCGATGA